The Kogia breviceps isolate mKogBre1 chromosome 2, mKogBre1 haplotype 1, whole genome shotgun sequence genome segment aataaaatcatttttcaaaacCTCTTTATGACTTTATGACTGAGTTGTATGTTTAGATAGATGCTGGGAATAAAGGGATAAGTTTTACCTGTACTCAGAAGAAACATTCAGACTTTGGGGTAATTGGGGAAGgagtttttctgttcttcataaTCTGCAAATGCAGAAGCAATAAGTTCTGATTGGAAAGAGAGAGGTCCAGGATTCTCGTTCatggaggaaatatttgaaaacatcccAAGATCAAGACCTCGTCCTTTAAAATATGCCTGAAGGGTTCTGAAAaactgaagagagaaagaaaacgtTCAATGTCACTTATCATTTAAACACTCCAAATACTCAAAGATGAGTATTTTTCCCCTCTCATTTCCCCCCCAAATGGATTTTAGAGCTAACCTAGGAGGCAGGAGGTGGAAAACTCAGAAACACAAGCTGtggctccttctcctccttccccctcctttctACCTGACATTTCAACTCTAAACAAAGATAATTCACCATTCTTGAATATCAATTATTTAACAGCCCACAGTGAGAAGATTCATTGCCCATCTCTGAGTACTGAAGTCAGAGATGAAATTGAACTCCACGGTGATCAGACCTCAGGTGTCTCCTCTCCGATTGATGGTGAGATAGGTCCCAGTCATTTCAGATGTGGGGTTTTCAGCTGTGTATTCTGTGAATACATAGAAGCTGTGCAAAgtgctatttgtttgttttaatcctATATTGTTATATTTCACATCATTTTTAGAAAAACTATATTTTGAAATCGTAATGTCATCATGTTTACTGTATTtggcatatttttaaatagattttttactGGTATTTTGAATTCGATTTCCCAGATAACGTTATGTTGAAAATAATGCCTAGCAAATTGAAAATACTGAAGGTCGACTTTCAGTTTTTGCAATGGAGCTTTGCAAGTATTGGTTATGTGAGAATCTGTTTTGTTATCAGTTCAAACTAAGCTGTGCAAAACGTAATTCCCTGTTATGCTCTTGATtgtgtatatatcaatacatTAGAAATTAaggctatggggcttccctggtggcgcagtggttgagagtccgcctgccaatgcaggggacgcgggttcgtgccccggtccaggaagatcccacatgccgcagagtgccTGGGTCcacgagccatggctgctgagcctgcgcgtccggagcctgtgctccacaatgggagaggccacaacagtgagaggcccgtgtaccaccaaaaaaaaaaaaaaaaaaaaaaaaagaaattaaggctaTGAAGTCAATGTGTatataatatttacaaatgtaatGTGCTAGGTGTGTATAAGatcatttctaaatataaatttgtttctCCGTACAGAAACAAGTGTAAATTGGCTAGAACACTGGCCACTAGGCTAGCAAAATTCTTCTCTGGTCCTGCTGGGGAATCTTCTCAGCCCTTGGCAGCCTCCTCTCCACCGTGCTCTAGCAGAGTGCAGTGTGCATAACTCCAGGGAGGTGCCAATTTCACCCTGCAGCCTAGCATGTCCCAGTGGCTGTTCTTACCAGATCTCAGTTTCTAGGATTGTTGAGGGGCTTCCATTTTCCTTCGTTTCTCAACATGCCTCCATGCACAAGCCCAAGTAGCACCAGGGCAACAGCCAGCAGCAGGAGTGCTTTGGGCATTGTGGAAGGAAGCTGAGTGAAAGGAAGGATCAGGGAAATGTCAatggccagagagagagagagactgaaggagggagagagagcagaagGGAGGGCAAAAGTagaaaagtgaaagaagaaacatttttaaagggagacaaggaagaagaaatagtATATTGGTTCACCTGAATTTTGCAGCCctctttttttccaaattcatttcttAATGAACCCCCCCCTAAAACCAATTATTAGCTTAAAGGAGTCCATGATAAGGAGAATGTTATATAGTGATAAACAAAGCAATCATGAATACAACCTAGAAAGTGAGTATGCCAAAATTGCACTTTGTTGTCTCCAAAGAaactgcaattcttttttttgtgtgtgtgtgtgtggtacgcaggcctctcactgttgtggcctctcccgttgcagagcacaggctccggacgcgcaggctcagcggccatggctcacgggcccagccgctccgcggcatgtgggatcctcccagaccggggcacgaacccgtgtcccccgcatcagcaggtggactctcaaccactgcaccaccagggaagcccgaaactgcAATtcttaacaataacaacaaaaaaacgaaaaaacaacCAATCTTAAATTACTTTAAGTGTTAAGACAacagtcttaaaaaaaagaagagagaaaagaaaaaaaatatacaccCCGAACTGAAAGATGCACCTTATACACAGGTCTgagacagacacacaccacaccaGTGTAAGTAGAGATTGTATCCCACCCCAGGgtgtgaaatggaaatgaaacacACAGAAAGAGCTACCAGGAGTAGCTGGTAGTAATAAAGCTTACCAGGAGTTTGGTTTTGCCTGGCCCTGGTTGTTTACCCTGCCTACAGTCTGCAAGGCGATTCATGGATACTTATAACCAGTGGATCGGCTGCAGGTGGGAGTCATTGACATGagcaggagggggcgggggctcAAAAATAATGATTCCATTTTCATCCACAGCTCAAAGACCCTTGAGAATCACATCTTCAGACTTCTTCAGGGTTAACAGTGAAGCTATTTGTCCTAAATACAGCGGACTCTCCTCCAACCACCGAACATTTCATTTGGATGTTATAGAACACACAAGGCACTTCCACACAGCAAAATGTCTTCCTCCTTTTTCACTTTTAAGAGAAGGTGTATACACAGCAGCTGGGAATATGATGATGATTATCTCACCTCATAGAATGCTCTTTTGGAGCTATCAGCCTTTCAAattaatcacattttttaaacagaaaattctattgcaagagacaaaattGCTCTTTGTGACCCATACCTTATATTTCTTCTTAGAATCTCAAGaagctttaaaagttttaaatagtgGTATGGTTAATCATAATACCCTTTCAAAATAGAGCTAAAAGATAGCACATGttttgtggaaaaaagaaaaattaccttaCCTATAGCATCCCCTTGCTAAATAAATGCCATCCGCAGAAAATGGTAGGGTTGAGAATTGGACTTGATGAACTGAAGTTGCTTTGGTTCCAATAATTCAGAACAACCCAGAACAAGCTCTTTGTTGAGAAGGCTAGTAATCTGGACTGGAAATTAGAATACCTGGCTACAATCTCAGCCTTGCCATTTTGACCTTGGGAGGGTATTGTGACCTTCATTTATTCACGcctttgtttattcaacaaatttttactgagtgcctactatgtgccaggcactgcacaaGGCTTTGGGGATAAAAGAGTAAGAATAATAgattccctgccctcatggaattaACAGATTAGTGGGCAAGACAGACATTAATCAATCCATCATATAACaaagtatataaatatcaatgatGAGAATTTCTATTGAGATTATGGCACTATGACAGGGTAGAACAGGTGGATTTGATGCAGTCTCAGGGACCAGGTAAGGCTTCTGTGAAGAAGTGACCTTATATCTGGTAGATGAGTAGAGTTACTTAGGCAACCTAgggaggacagagggagaagagtTTCAGACAAGGTGAACAACTGTACTAGACCTTGTGGCTGGAAGGAACATGGCATATTAATGCAATTGAAATTAAGTCAGTATCTGAGGAGTATAAGGAGCAAGGTGGGGGGCTGATGCAATCTGGGCCTTTAGAGGTAGTCAGATTATGATCTTTCTGCTGCAAACAATGCTAACTGATTGAAAAGTTTTAAGCATCCAAGTGACTTGATAACAGACttgcaattttaaaaagctattctgGTTGCACCGTGGAGGACAGACTGAGCTAGAAAAGAGGGAGACCAGTTAGGTGGCTACTGCAATAGTCCAAGCAGGACAAGATGTTAACTTGGATTAGGGTGGTAGCACAGATGCAGAGTTGTGGATGGATCTGAGAGAAATTTAGAAGGTACTGATAATGTACTGGATACTATGGGAAGCAGAGCTAAGGGGAAGAGAGTTTCAAGGCCAATCCCTAGGTCTCAGGATTATGCAGCTGAGCGGACTACAGTGCCATTAGCTGACATATCAAACACTGGCATGAGGAGATGAGGCTCATGAGTTCCAGTGGGACACGTTGAATTTGAGGAGCCTTAGAGATCTCCAAGTGGGGATGGGGAGTATCCAATTGGATACACAGGCCTGAACCTCAGAGGAGAGGTCTGGAAAGGAGATGTAACTATGGGAGTGGTAAATATGGCATGTAAAGGATGAGATTACCTCAGTGAAGattagcaaatgagaagaaaAGGTGACATAGGACTTGAGCTTTGAGAAATTTTAACATGAACCAGCCCTATACCAGAATCTATATGAAGGAGACCCTGGAGGTAGGGGGAAAACCAGGAGAGGATGggagcaagagaagaaaatgtttcaagaagGGACAAATTGGGTAAATGAGGACTTAAAAGGATCCATAGAGTATTAGAGATgtttgggtaaatggaggtgaaGGTCAGATTAGAAGGGAGTCGATGGACAGGAAAGAGAGAATGAATCCATCAAGCTCTTGAGAAgtttacctgtgtgtgtgtgtgtgtgtgtgtgtgtgtgtgtgtgtgtgtgtgtgtgtgtgtaagagagagagagagagagagagagagagggagagagagagagagagagagagagagagagagagagagagagagagaggagagagagagagaggagagagagtcaGTACCTGGAGGGGGAAATAGAAATAAGAGAAGGTGTTGATTTTATTGTTAAGACTTGAGTCTGTTTAAATGTCAGTGGTCAAGTGAGCAAATGAATACCCTGGAATTTCATTACATCAACTCTCCTTAAAATTCCAGGACTTTGGtacagttttcagggcagaaacagagacacagatgtagagaacaaacatatggacaccaaggggggaaagtggggggttggtggtgggaggaattgggagattgggattgacatgtacacactgatgtgtataaaatggataactaataagaacctgctgtataaaaaaaataaaattaaattaaaaaaattaaaaaaaaaaccagaaactccAGGACTTTGAAGTTAAAGCATCTAATAATATTGAAGTATTAAGTGTTGAGATTATTAACACTGTAAACTCCTTAAACAGTGCTCACTTACGTTCCCCTAGTACCAGCATTGAGCCCAATGCATAGACAATGaacttgcagagcacaggctccggacgcgcaggctcagaggccatggctcacgggcccagcggctccgcggcatgtgggatcctcccggaccggggcacgaacccgtgttccctgcatcggcaggcggactctcaaccactgcgccaccagggaagcccgacaataaactttttaaatggaaaagactGAATAAATCAGAAAAGATTTGCATAACCATTTACCTATGAATAATTTCTAACTTTAGATCCATTTGTATAAAACCGTAGCTCATTTGTTTCAAGAGCTCcccatttaagaaatatttagatTCTCAAAAGAGCAATGGACTAAAAGTAACACACACATATTGTCATCTTGTTCACTAAGACTGGAGTTTTCCTGATTGTTAAAAGaagttatatatttaaataaaactattttaagcTCTTgtaattgtttcttaatttcaaatCTCTGTCCTGAAAGGCAAAAGCTGATgacatttttttcagaatgtATCAACACAGTACTAAGTAGGTATTTTGCAATTATTCAGTTGATAAGTTCaatcaaaaggaggaaaaaacccCAGGAAAGTTCGGTTTCCCAAACCATTAATTTCTAGTCTAAATTGTCCCATTTAGCCTCTTCATTAAATAGACTGTGTGTAAAAGTAGCGGTTGGGACAGTCAGCCTCCCACACCTAGACGCATCTGAATGAAGATCTTTGCTGGCATTTCTCAaccagaaattaaaaggaaaatagaatacTCAGCACAGGGCTTCCACATAAAAGCAATCCAATAAATATGTAGTGACTGAATTACAAACTTAATTAGATTATAAATTCAAGCATAAtggtagaactaccatacgacccagaaatcccactactgggcatataacctgcgaaaaccataattcaaaaagagtcatgtatcacaatgctcattgcagctctatttacaatagccaggacatggaagcaacctaagtgttcatcaacagatgaatggataaagaagatgtggcacatatatacaatggaatattactcagccataaaaagaaatgaaattgagttatttgtaagtgaggtagatggacctagagtctgtcatacagagtgaagtaagtcagaaagagaaaaatactgtatgctaacgcatacaaatggaatctaaaaaaaaaaaaaaggtctgaagaacctaggggcaagacaggaataaagatgcagatgtagagaatggatttgaggacacagggagggggaagggtaagctgggcgaagtgagagagtggcatggacatagatacacatatatgtgtatatatacacatatatacactaccaaatgtaaaatagatatgtgggaagcagccacatagcacagggaggtcagctcggtgctttgtgaccacctagagggtgggatagggagggtgggagtgagggagtcactagagggaagagatatggggatatatgtatatgtatagctgattcactttgttataaagcagaaactaacacaccattgtaaagcaattatacttcaataaagatgttaaaaataaataaaaataaattcaaacataTGGTAAAGATGAGGAATGAAGAGGATATTGTGGCAGGCACAGAGGAATTTTTAAACTATTGGACTGTTGGACTCTATAACCTATTGAAACCCTTCTTGtccttattaggaaaaaaaaaaagagctggtaTAGCTATTTAGCTGTATCATGAACAGGGACGAGaattttaccttctttttcttccctctggtcTGAGTAAGGGAAAGGGAAAATTACTGTTTATAGACTGCTTTCTCAGTGATGATGAGAACTTCAGAGATAACAGAAAGGTTGCTTACATGACTAATAGAGTATGCGAGGCAGCTTTCTGCTCACAGCAATCGTAACTGCTTTTTGTGGCAGTGGGCAGATTTCAGTTTGAAAATAGACTAAAGAGAAGAGGGGGGAAAAGGGATAAGGCTCTTGTCAAGCATAGAACAGAAGCAAAGAGAACCCACTGTGACCTCGATGGATGGGAGAGCCTCACCCCTCATATCCTGGGGCCACATAAAGTTTCCAGATCCCGTGAGACCCTGGAGAGGTAAGGGAAGGTCCAGAAAACGCTGGAATTGGATTTTTGCTCCCCAACCCCATTCGGAAAGGGGCTCAGAGCAGACAAGTTGGTTTTAAAAAACCCATGACATTCTCTAACACCTCCACAAAACAGCTGACTGTTTGCTCCTTTCAGCAGTTATCAGTACAGGGTAAGTACCTCTGACTGTAGAGAGTTGACCCTCAGAATTCTCTAGCTATTCACTAtggaaaaatctgttttattcttTGCTATCctctattttgtttaaaaaacgtGAAAGGAgtattttgaagagaaaaagagatcttCCTCCAAAAACATGTTACAGCTGTTTAGGGCCAGGGTGTGTGCCAATCCTAGAAGCCAAGGGTAAGTGGGGTGGCCACCCTTCCCTGAGAGCATTTGCTTTCAAGCCCAGCTTGGTCTCAAGGCCTCTGCTTTCCTCAGGTCTCCATTATCAACAGCTGGGGCTTCAGCAGTGGCCTCCCTTCTTCCCAAGGTCCCTTCCCTGGTCGGTCTTCCTCCCTGACACCGGCCTTCCTGAAACACAAACACCATGGGCTAGTTAGAGAGGGACAGCCGGCACATATCTTTCAATGCTGCCCCAAGTTCCAGCTATTTCTCCTGCAACTAAGATGAAGGAGTAGAGGCAACAAAAGGTAGAAATTATGACAATCATGCTTGATCTGAAACCAGCTGGGAGACACAGAGCAAGAAAATGGACATCTAGATTCACGAGGTGACTTAAGTATCAACCAAACTCTCTCAGCCTGGGTTTGAGAACCAGGTCCCAAAACCCTTGCCACCTCAGGCCACATTGGTATCTCCAAAGTCATAAATAAGTTAAggatttttcctaaaatataaaaGGATAAATCATTTCTTATCACTTTGCAAAAAGCTTTTCAGCAGGCAGTATATTTTTGTAGCAGAGAGCCTGAGGTAGTTGGTAACAAGTTTGTTTTTGCAACTGACCCTGGCGGAgagacaacagaaaaaaaaggtcTCACATCTCAAAAAAAGCTTACTACCATCACATTCACCTCTAGTGGCTTCAGGATGCCCATAAGATAAAGTCTAAGCTCTTGACTGTGATGTAAAGACCCTCAATATGACCCAGTCCTACCATTCAAGCCATTTGACCTCTCTAATGAACACCACCCACACATATACCTCAGTGCCTTTGAACACACTGttgcttctgcctggaatgccttctCTAACCCTTGTGTGATCTCAGAACTTCTCCCTGTCCTTCAAGGCCCACCTCAAAGGTCACATCttctgagaaaaagaaaccacTTAGTTACTTCAAAAGCTTTTACCTTGCTGAATTTGGATGATGATATTTGCTTCCACATGTCTCATTGTTCCAAGGTGAGCTCCTTAAAGTTGGCATCATGTCTTTTTTATCATTAATTCTTCAGAGTTTGGCATAAGGCTTGGCATAGAATGGGCCAGCATATCACAAATGCTTATAGAATTAATCATTCTTTAGGTAAAACTTGAGTTCAGATTCTTgcaattttcttctgaaatttgaGCCTTGTTACATTTCTATTTTGTACTGTTCATCTAAAGATTTACATAATGCCACATTTTAATAAGGAGGGAAGAGATACCTGTAGGtaggcaataaatattttttgatttgacTTGAATATTCAGTGGACTGGTAAAGTGTAAATTAACATTCAGTCTAGCTGTTGCACACAAACCAATGGTGACTGGAGTGTGGCACTTTTATGACCACACATGCCTTTCTATTTAAATTGTTCTGGAGCtgaggccacaagccaaggaatgtgggcagccacCAGATgctggagaaggaaaggaacagattcttccctagagtctccagagggagcatggccttgtccacaccttgattttggctcaGTGatattgatttcagacttctggcctccagaactgtgagagagtaactttctgttgttttaagccacccactttttggtaattttttacaGTAGCCATTGGAAACTAAGACAAGGAATGTCAAGATGTCAGGCCAATCACAAAGGAGAAAGACCCATAACTCACCACAATAGCCTCTACTGAATACATTGCACCATGGAGAGACCTAGAAGCTGTCTCTATTCCCTTTTAAGAAAGGTGAAGCTTCTTCTCTCTTCCAGTTCACAATACAAAATGGATTTGGGTTGAAATGTCTATTATGAACCTGAGGTTCTACATGAGGAAAACTATACTATAAAATGTCTTTTTGATATGAAAGGGGTGAGAAAAGTTTCCATCTTAGACTATTAAATTAGATAAGACCCCACCCCTGAGTTATATAATTTTGTAATGGACCTCATATTTTAACCCattgataaaattatttaaacacctagaagaaacaccatttttaaaataccacCTAAATTTCCAGGTACATATTTTGCATGATAAAGGGAGTAGTttcagaaaaggggaaaaattgaGGACAATTCAGATGGGTATTTCTTTGGATATTTTGGGGCATAATGggcaaatgatttcttttcttagtGCTATTCATCAATTGTGAGCTCTGAAATAGAGCcagtgagtttttatttttaaaaaatcaacaaacccCTCTCCCTAAAATGATCCCCCCACAAATCGATGGTTAGTTCCTAGTATTCTAGGAGCTCTTTAGTTCTCTAGGTGCATAATGTGTTATACAATtatgttaaacaaaataaaataaatagcagaCCTTTACTCTTCAAAAGTGCATTCTGTTAAGTCTAGCCCTGGGGAAACTCCCAAGAAATCTCAGCAGCAGAGACGATGTCATCTTAATCCTCCAACAATAATGTGCTTCCAAGCGGCAGTGAGGACGTTCTAGGTTTCTGCTAAAAATACTACCTCCTGacttctgtctttaaaaattctacttcTAAAAATTCGGTTATTTGAGGTTTTATGATTGAGTTGTagaagtattttatatattctgaaaacaAATCCCTTATAGAAATATGTTTCTCTGTCTGTGGTTTGCCTGTATActttcttaatgatgtcttttgatgagcagaagtCTTTAATTATGATGAACtattatttaacaatttttttttttttggctgcgttgggtcttcattgctgcacgcgggctttctctagttgcggagagcaggagctactcttagttgctgtgcatggacttcttattgtggtggcttctcttgtcgtggagcacaggctctaggtgcgcgggcttcagtagttgtggcacgtgggctcagtagttgtggtgcatgggcttagttgctccacggcacgtgggatcttctcggaccagggatcaaacccatgtcccctgaattggcaggcggattcttaaccactgcaccaccagggaagtcccctataa includes the following:
- the C2H2orf66 gene encoding LOW QUALITY PROTEIN: uncharacterized protein C2orf66 homolog (The sequence of the model RefSeq protein was modified relative to this genomic sequence to represent the inferred CDS: substituted 1 base at 1 genomic stop codon), giving the protein MPKALLLLAVALVLLGLVHGGMLRNEGKWKPLNNPRNXDLFFRTLQAYFKGRGLDLGMFSNISSMNENPGPLSFQSELIASAFADYEEQKNSFPNYPKV